One segment of Stomatobaculum sp. F0698 DNA contains the following:
- a CDS encoding DegT/DnrJ/EryC1/StrS family aminotransferase, with product MQSQGDKMGKKILVTRSSLPPIEEYVEEIRDIFESHWLTNMGAKHEALTEELREFFGVRELTLFQNGHLALEFALQALELSGEVITTPFTFASTTWAIIRSGLTPVFCDIDPETYTLDPAKLESLITERTAAILPVHVYGNLCDTEALAEIAARHKLPLIYDAAHAFGVRKNGVSAAAFGDMSMFSFHATKVFHTIEGGAVCCRDKELSTKLFRLKNFGIEENETYCVGGNGKMNEFEAAMGLLNLRHLPEELAKRQRVYTHYVELLSEVEGLKLPKQQAGVTANYAYFPVVFTDTYGETRDEAALRLQAKGYYPRKYFYPCTNAFPFLNGRIDPGHTPIAEDISKRVLTLPLYADLELADVEQICRILRREA from the coding sequence TTGCAGAGTCAGGGGGATAAAATGGGAAAGAAAATACTGGTGACACGTTCTTCGCTGCCGCCGATCGAGGAGTATGTCGAAGAGATACGTGATATTTTCGAGAGTCACTGGCTTACCAATATGGGTGCAAAACATGAGGCGTTGACAGAGGAGCTTCGCGAGTTTTTCGGAGTCCGGGAGCTCACGCTCTTTCAAAACGGGCACCTGGCGCTCGAGTTTGCACTGCAGGCTTTGGAACTCAGCGGTGAAGTCATTACGACCCCGTTTACCTTTGCCTCAACCACTTGGGCCATCATCCGCTCGGGTCTTACACCTGTATTCTGTGACATCGATCCCGAGACCTATACCCTGGATCCGGCGAAACTGGAGTCCCTGATTACCGAGCGCACGGCAGCCATACTTCCCGTGCACGTCTACGGCAATCTCTGCGACACCGAGGCACTCGCGGAAATCGCGGCACGGCATAAGCTTCCGTTGATTTACGATGCGGCGCATGCCTTCGGTGTCCGAAAGAACGGCGTGAGTGCGGCTGCATTCGGAGATATGTCTATGTTCTCCTTCCATGCGACCAAGGTTTTTCACACGATTGAAGGCGGAGCGGTTTGCTGCCGGGACAAGGAACTCAGTACGAAGCTCTTTCGTCTGAAGAACTTCGGCATCGAGGAAAATGAAACTTACTGTGTCGGCGGCAACGGTAAGATGAATGAGTTTGAAGCAGCCATGGGGCTCTTAAACCTGCGCCATTTGCCGGAGGAACTGGCAAAGCGGCAGCGTGTCTATACGCACTACGTAGAACTGCTCTCGGAGGTCGAGGGACTCAAACTCCCCAAGCAGCAAGCGGGTGTCACGGCAAATTACGCCTACTTTCCCGTTGTGTTCACGGATACCTACGGCGAGACACGGGATGAGGCGGCGCTTCGCCTACAAGCGAAGGGTTACTATCCGCGAAAGTACTTTTATCCCTGCACCAATGCGTTCCCGTTTCTCAACGGGCGCATCGATCCGGGCCACACGCCGATTGCGGAAGATATTTCGAAACGCGTGCTGACGCTTCCGCTCTATGCGGATTTGGAGCTCGCGGACGTGGAGCAAATTTGCCGCATCCTGCGGCGCGAAGCATGA
- a CDS encoding HAD family hydrolase, translated as MIKAIIFDLDDTLFDFKRAHVEGMKAWAAYAEQQFHISPDETISEVSALVKEQAEKIGPLAASHNRVLRAELWLEKHGLPLFPHATALAERYWEALIAAAEPTEGAAEVLRDLQMRGFLIGVGTNMTAYVQYKKIEKLGLGSYIDFIVTSEVCGVDKPIRHFFKYCLKKANEVLERQGRRERIEINEILFIGDSPKHDVEGARNAKMHALLFDPAGRHPEEEERIQSFREISEVLERFG; from the coding sequence ATGATTAAAGCAATTATTTTTGACCTGGACGACACACTCTTTGATTTCAAGAGAGCGCATGTCGAAGGGATGAAGGCATGGGCGGCATACGCGGAACAGCAGTTTCATATTTCGCCCGATGAGACCATCAGCGAAGTGAGCGCTCTCGTCAAGGAGCAGGCGGAGAAGATAGGACCGCTTGCGGCCTCCCATAACCGTGTGTTGCGCGCAGAGCTCTGGCTTGAGAAGCACGGGCTTCCCCTGTTTCCGCATGCGACTGCGCTTGCGGAGCGCTATTGGGAAGCGCTCATTGCGGCGGCAGAGCCGACCGAAGGCGCAGCGGAAGTTCTGCGAGATTTGCAGATGCGCGGCTTCTTAATCGGAGTCGGCACCAATATGACGGCCTATGTGCAGTACAAGAAGATTGAGAAGCTGGGGCTCGGTTCCTACATCGATTTTATTGTGACCAGCGAAGTCTGCGGCGTGGATAAGCCGATACGTCATTTCTTTAAGTATTGCCTGAAGAAGGCGAACGAGGTGCTGGAACGGCAGGGTAGGAGAGAGCGCATTGAGATTAATGAGATTCTCTTTATCGGCGACTCCCCGAAGCACGATGTCGAAGGAGCGCGCAACGCAAAGATGCACGCCCTGCTCTTTGATCCTGCGGGACGTCATCCGGAAGAAGAGGAGCGCATACAGTCATTCCGTGAGATTTCGGAAGTGCTGGAGCGATTCGGTTGA
- the ftsH gene encoding ATP-dependent zinc metalloprotease FtsH, translating into MQEHKEPKQPKPLIPNLYFVILLITLFLNAVIVPQLQNARVKEVSYNVFMDLTSQQKIDKVQVDSNQIIFTEKGQNAIYKTGVMTDPDLTQRLYNAGADFRTDIVHVQTPMEKLLYNWVIPIIIMMIFWQILSRQFSSLASKMGGGMGGGLGGSPFGNFGKSNVKEYVQSTDGIHFHDVAGEDEAKESLQEIVQYLKDPSQYTAIGAQMPKGILLVGPPGTGKTLLAKAVAGESNVPFFSISGSEFVEMFVGMGASKVRDLFQQAKAKSPCIVFIDEIDAIGGKRSAGSFGGNDEREQTLNQLLTEMDGFEGNSGVIILAATNRPESLDPALLRPGRFDRRIPVELPDLKGREEILKVHAKKVRLADNVNFHTIARMASGASGAELANIINEAALRAVRSGRKVANQQDLEESVETVIAGYQKKNAVLTDKEKATVAYHEIGHALVAALQNHSAPVQKITIIPRTSGALGYTLQVEEHDKYLYTKEDLLNKICTYTAGRAAEEVEFGVITTGASNDIEQATKIARSLITQYGMDEQFGMVQLSQRNSRYLGDESTSTCSEKTLEEIDKRVVALVQEQHDKAVALLRENKDKLNELAQFLYEKETITGEQFMDILNRPSAYASLGQPQPAL; encoded by the coding sequence ATGCAGGAGCACAAGGAACCCAAGCAGCCAAAACCGCTGATTCCCAATCTGTACTTTGTGATTCTTCTGATTACCCTGTTCTTGAACGCGGTCATCGTCCCGCAGTTGCAGAACGCGAGAGTCAAAGAAGTTTCCTACAATGTCTTCATGGACCTGACCTCCCAACAGAAAATCGACAAGGTCCAGGTGGACTCGAATCAAATCATCTTCACCGAAAAGGGACAGAACGCCATCTATAAGACCGGCGTCATGACGGATCCCGACCTGACCCAGCGTCTTTACAACGCGGGCGCAGACTTCCGCACCGACATTGTCCATGTGCAGACGCCCATGGAGAAGTTGCTCTACAACTGGGTCATCCCGATTATCATCATGATGATTTTCTGGCAAATTCTGAGCCGTCAGTTCAGCTCCCTCGCCTCCAAGATGGGCGGCGGCATGGGAGGCGGTCTCGGCGGCAGCCCCTTCGGCAACTTCGGTAAGAGCAACGTAAAGGAGTATGTGCAGTCCACGGACGGCATTCACTTCCACGATGTGGCGGGCGAGGACGAGGCAAAAGAAAGTCTGCAGGAAATTGTGCAGTACTTAAAGGACCCGAGCCAGTACACCGCAATCGGCGCGCAGATGCCGAAGGGCATCCTGCTTGTGGGACCGCCCGGAACCGGTAAGACCCTGCTCGCAAAGGCGGTCGCCGGTGAGTCCAATGTCCCCTTCTTCTCGATTTCCGGTTCGGAATTTGTCGAGATGTTTGTAGGCATGGGCGCCTCCAAGGTGCGCGATCTCTTCCAGCAGGCCAAGGCGAAATCCCCCTGCATTGTCTTTATCGACGAGATCGATGCCATCGGCGGAAAGCGTTCCGCGGGCTCCTTCGGCGGAAACGACGAGCGCGAGCAGACCCTGAACCAGCTGCTCACCGAGATGGACGGCTTCGAGGGAAACTCGGGTGTCATCATCCTTGCCGCGACCAACCGCCCCGAATCTCTGGACCCGGCACTGCTTCGCCCCGGCCGCTTTGACCGCCGCATTCCTGTGGAACTCCCGGATTTAAAGGGCAGAGAAGAAATACTCAAGGTGCACGCAAAGAAGGTGCGCCTTGCGGACAATGTAAACTTCCACACGATTGCGCGCATGGCCTCCGGTGCCTCCGGTGCAGAGCTCGCGAACATCATCAACGAGGCCGCGCTCCGCGCGGTCCGAAGCGGCCGCAAGGTTGCAAACCAACAGGACCTTGAAGAGAGCGTCGAGACCGTCATTGCGGGCTATCAGAAGAAAAATGCGGTACTGACCGACAAGGAGAAGGCAACCGTCGCCTATCATGAGATTGGCCATGCTTTGGTCGCCGCGCTGCAAAACCACTCCGCGCCGGTGCAGAAAATTACGATTATCCCCCGCACTTCCGGCGCCCTCGGCTACACCCTCCAGGTCGAGGAACACGATAAATACCTCTACACGAAAGAGGATTTACTCAATAAAATATGCACCTATACCGCGGGACGCGCCGCCGAGGAGGTGGAATTCGGCGTCATCACGACCGGCGCTTCGAACGACATTGAGCAGGCAACCAAGATTGCGAGATCCTTGATTACCCAGTACGGCATGGACGAGCAGTTTGGCATGGTACAGCTCTCCCAGCGGAACAGCCGCTATCTCGGCGACGAGAGCACTTCAACCTGCTCGGAAAAAACACTTGAGGAAATTGATAAGCGCGTTGTGGCCCTGGTTCAGGAACAGCACGATAAGGCTGTTGCCCTGCTCCGCGAAAACAAGGACAAGTTAAACGAACTTGCGCAGTTCCTCTACGAGAAGGAGACCATCACCGGTGAGCAGTTCATGGATATTCTGAACCGCCCCTCGGCTTACGCTTCGCTTGGACAGCCGCAGCCGGCGCTTTGA
- the aroA gene encoding 3-phosphoshikimate 1-carboxyvinyltransferase: MNTPAFKPLRGTLTVSGDKSISHRAVMLGSLATGTTEIEGFLPGEDCLSTIRCFRSMGVQIEQNGNSVKVFGRGLRELTAPAGILDCGNSGTTTRLLSGVLAAQHFNSVLSGDASIQRRPMKRIMIPLRAMGADITSVSGNDCAPLSVHGKQLYGIHFNSPIASAQVKSAVLLAGLYASGQTTVTEPALSRDHTERMLRSFGAKVLTGNFEDRPSVTVTETQNLYGTEISVPGDISSAAFFLVGASIVPGSEVVLRNVGINPTRDGVISALRAMGAKIEVLEVRNEDSEPAADLLVRYAPLHGTEIGGALIPRLIDELPVLAAAAAVAEGRTVIRDAAELKVKESNRIRTMAEGLSRLGSTVEETEDGLIIDGGAALHGEAVESYSDHRIAMSFAILSLVTDGEVRISDPDCVNISAPTFYEDLKSLLS; the protein is encoded by the coding sequence ATGAATACCCCTGCTTTCAAGCCGCTCCGCGGCACGCTCACCGTTTCCGGCGATAAATCCATTTCTCACCGCGCCGTAATGCTCGGCTCTCTTGCGACCGGCACCACAGAGATTGAGGGCTTTTTGCCCGGAGAAGACTGCCTCTCCACCATACGCTGCTTCCGCAGTATGGGCGTTCAGATTGAGCAGAACGGCAACTCGGTAAAAGTTTTCGGTCGTGGCCTAAGAGAATTAACAGCACCCGCCGGGATACTTGACTGCGGCAACAGCGGCACCACGACGCGGCTCTTAAGCGGCGTTCTGGCCGCGCAACACTTTAACTCCGTGCTGAGCGGAGACGCTTCGATTCAGCGCCGCCCGATGAAGCGCATCATGATACCGCTTCGCGCGATGGGGGCAGATATCACCAGTGTCTCCGGAAACGACTGTGCCCCCCTCTCTGTTCACGGCAAGCAGCTCTACGGCATCCATTTTAATTCTCCGATTGCCTCTGCCCAGGTAAAATCCGCTGTCCTGCTTGCAGGTCTCTATGCCTCGGGGCAGACCACGGTCACCGAACCCGCACTTTCCCGCGACCATACCGAACGCATGCTTCGCAGCTTCGGTGCAAAGGTCTTAACCGGCAACTTCGAGGACCGTCCCTCCGTCACGGTCACCGAGACCCAAAATCTCTACGGCACTGAGATTTCCGTGCCGGGCGATATCAGTTCCGCTGCCTTTTTCCTGGTCGGCGCGAGTATTGTGCCGGGCAGTGAAGTGGTGCTCCGAAATGTAGGCATCAACCCGACAAGAGACGGTGTGATTTCCGCACTCCGCGCAATGGGCGCCAAGATTGAAGTTCTGGAAGTTAGGAACGAAGACAGTGAACCGGCGGCGGATCTTTTGGTGCGCTACGCGCCGCTTCACGGCACCGAAATCGGCGGCGCGCTGATTCCGCGCTTAATCGATGAACTCCCCGTACTTGCGGCGGCAGCCGCTGTCGCCGAGGGGCGCACCGTGATACGCGATGCGGCGGAATTGAAAGTAAAGGAATCCAACCGCATCCGCACCATGGCGGAGGGGCTCTCCCGCCTCGGTTCTACGGTGGAGGAAACCGAGGACGGCCTCATCATCGACGGCGGCGCCGCGCTTCACGGCGAGGCGGTCGAGAGCTATTCGGATCACCGAATCGCAATGAGCTTTGCGATTCTCTCCCTCGTGACCGACGGGGAAGTGCGTATTTCCGATCCCGACTGTGTGAATATTTCCGCGCCGACTTTCTACGAAGACCTTAAGAGCCTGCTTTCATAA